In Streptomyces sp. TLI_146, the genomic stretch ATTTCGCCAAGGTCGCGAAGGGCGTGGAGGAACGGCAGCGCCGAAGGCCACGCGCGATGGGTGCGTGACCGCCCGCTCCGCCGGCCCTCCCCTCGAAGGCCGCCGAGATCGCCGTACGCACGGGTGGCGTACGGGCAGTGGCAGGTCTTCGGACTCGCGGGCGCGCCTGCCGGTCTCCCGGCGGACCCCTACTGGCCGTCGCTTCCCGGGCCCGGTGGCCGGGCCCAGTGCTGATGACGGCGGTCGTTCCCGCTCACCGCTGCGGGGCAGTCCCGGATTCCCACCGGGTTCCCTCTTACGACGCCTCCCGCCTGGCGGACGGGGCGAACCAGCTGCGGTGACAGCGTAACCAGAGACCGGCAATCGGACGGCAACCGGCTCCGCGGGCGACCCATCACCCCTCGCCGTACCGGTGGAACCCCCGCCCGCTCTTGCGGCCCAGCAGGCCCGCCTCGACCATGCGCTGGAGCAGCGGCGGCGGGGCGTACAGCGGCTCCTTGAACTCCGCGTACAGGGAGTCCGCGATCGCCGCCACCGTGTCCAGGCCGATCAGATCGACGAGCCGGAGCGGGCCCATCGGGTGGGCGCAGCCCCGTTCCATGCCGGCGTCGATGTCGGCCGCCGAGGCGAAACCGGACTCGGCCATGCGGATCGCCGCCAGGAGGTACGGCACCAGCAGGGCGTTCACCACGAACCCCGCCCGGTCTTTCGAGCGGACCGTGGTGCGGTCCAGGACGGACGACGCGAACTCCTCTGCTCTGGCCAGGGTTTGGGCCGAGGTGTGCAGGGACGGGACCACCTCCACCAGTGGCATCACCGGCACCGGGTTGAAGAAGTGCAGCCCCACCACCCGGTCCGCGCGCCCGGTCGCCATGCCCAGGCGCATGATCGGGACCGACGACGTGTTGGTCGCCAGGATCGCGTCCGGGTCCTCCACGGCCTTGTCGAGCGCGGCGAACACCTCGGCCTTGAGCGCCGGGTCCTCGGGGACGGCCTCGACGACCAACTGCCGGTCGGCCAGGTCGTCCAGGCTGCCGCTGAACACGAGCCGGGCCAGGGCGTCGTCCCGCTCGGCCGGTGTCGCCTTGCCCCGCTCGACGGCGCGGTCCAGGGAGTGGACCAGCCGCTCGCGCGCCGCCCGGGCCGCTCCCGCGTCGGTCTCGCAGACGACGGTGTCGAGCCCGGCCCGGGCACACACCTCCGCGATCCCCGCCCCCATCTGGCCGCCCCCGACGACCCCCACGCGCTGGATAGTGCTCATGATCCCTCCGTACGTTGTCGGCAAGCCCTCGTGGG encodes the following:
- a CDS encoding 3-hydroxybutyryl-CoA dehydrogenase, whose amino-acid sequence is MSTIQRVGVVGGGQMGAGIAEVCARAGLDTVVCETDAGAARAARERLVHSLDRAVERGKATPAERDDALARLVFSGSLDDLADRQLVVEAVPEDPALKAEVFAALDKAVEDPDAILATNTSSVPIMRLGMATGRADRVVGLHFFNPVPVMPLVEVVPSLHTSAQTLARAEEFASSVLDRTTVRSKDRAGFVVNALLVPYLLAAIRMAESGFASAADIDAGMERGCAHPMGPLRLVDLIGLDTVAAIADSLYAEFKEPLYAPPPLLQRMVEAGLLGRKSGRGFHRYGEG